In Anoplopoma fimbria isolate UVic2021 breed Golden Eagle Sablefish chromosome 12, Afim_UVic_2022, whole genome shotgun sequence, one DNA window encodes the following:
- the mkrn4 gene encoding makorin, ring finger protein, 4 — translation MEGVWRHAQNTRRMDPARSGSICRRFLNGSCRFGPRCNYRHEWPVIPPGQICRYFQKGGCWYGERCRYLHVLQPEVDAAIAGRRGSVPTVSSSVAYDPAYRRGSEPAFLQAEVLSRQECRRSQLVVNIPNPQHNIGLLTADIAEEQSQDTVTPLTASWESVQSSEVAQACEGRNEQETSNETMEEGAAAAAFSTQGNIEEMEAFLQSKQVTCGICMDKVYEKTDPRNHIFGILPNCNHSFCLQCIMTWRKTKDLGPDVVKSCPQCRVRSAFYVPNKHWVEGQAKENLIAAFKEKFSKKRCSYYTRYRCCPFKTECLYRHDKHARHGSFPYYTEDEDYDGVDLLNLFIAMTLLGDDDEDDDDDFGFPFYLSGEYGF, via the exons ATGGAGGGCGTTTGGCGGCATGCTCAAAACACACGGAGGATGGACCCGGCCCGTAGTGGAAGTATCTGTAG GCGTTTCCTTAATGGATCTTGCAGATTTGGTCCAAGATGTAATTATCGACATGAATGGCCAGTTATACCACCAGGCCAAATTTGTAGGTACTTTCAGAAAGGTGGATGCTGGTACGGTGAACGCTGCAG GTATCTCCATGTCCTTCAACCTGAAGTCGATGCAGCGATTGCAGGCAGAAGAGGTTCAGTGCCTACGGTCTCCTCTAGTGTGGCTTACGATCCAGCTTACAGAAGAGGCTCAGAGCCTGCTTTTCTGCAGGCAGAGGTGCTGTCCAGGCAGGAATGCAGAAGATCACAGTTGGTGGTTAATATCCCAAATCCTCAACACAACATTGGGCTCCTGACAGCAGACATTGCTGAGGAACAATCACAAG atactgtcactcctctcactgCTTCTTGGGAATCAGTCCAGAGCTCAGAAGTTGCTCAAGCATGTGAAGGAAGAAATGAGCAG GAGACTTCCAATGAGACAATGGAGGAGggtgcagctgctgcagcctttAGTACCCAGGGGAATATCGAGGAAATGGAGGCTTTCCTCCAGAGTAAACAGGTGACCTGTGGCATCTGCATGGACAAGGTGTATGAAAAGACGGATCCAAGAAACCATATTTTTGGAATCTTGCCCAACTGCAATCACTCCTTCTGTTTACAATGCATCATGAcctggaggaaaacaaaagacCTTGGGCCGGATGTGGTAAA GAGCTGCCCACAGTGTCGAGTGAGGTCTGCCTTTTATGTGCCAAACAAACACTGGGTTGAAGGACAagcaaaagaaaatctaatagCTGCCTTCAAAGAAAAATTCAG TAAGAAAAGATGCAGTTACTATACCCGATACAGATGCTGTCCCTTCAAAACGGAGTGCCTTTATCGGCATGACAAACATGCGCGTCACGGGTCATTTCCG TATTATACAGAAGATGAAGACTACGATGGCGTAGACCTACTTAATCTTTTCATAGCCATGACCCTTCTCGGGGACGATGATGAAGACGACGATGACGACTTTGGCTTTCCTTTTTACCTATCGGGGGAGTATGGTTTCTGA
- the ppardb gene encoding peroxisome proliferator-activated receptor delta b → MEGTEQHDRVNGHRKPKSPQDSADVRCTPPEEEFGGSDSCGGTSVSELTDLQELKAKESEDEKKKEVVSPSKSLKGDQKKKEKGSPDQEENNHSKKNRSAASTYTDLSHTSSPSLSEQLRLGQEDSTGSGISVECKVCGDKASGFHYGVHACEGCKGFFRRTVRMKLEYDRCERSCKIQKKNRNKCQYCRFQKCLSLGMSHDAIRYGRMPEAERKKLVAGLLAEEVNLSKPGGSDLKTLAKQVNTAYQKNLIMTKKRARSILSGKTSSTSPFVIYDMDTLWKAESGLVWSQLVPGAPLTKEIGVHVFYRCQCTTVETVRELTEFAKSIPGFVDLYLNDQVTLLKYGVHEAIFAMLPSLMNKDGLLVANGKGFVTREFLRSLRKPFSEIMEPKFEFAVKFNALELDDSDLALFVAAIILCGDRPGLMNVKQVEQSQDNILQSLDLHLQANHSDSAYLFPKLLQKMADLRQLVTENVQLVQKIKKTESETSLHPLLQEIYKDMY, encoded by the exons ATGGAAGGTACTGAACAGCACGACAGGGTTAACGGTCACAGAAAGCCCAAATCCCCCCAGGACTCGGCTGATGTCAGGTGTACTCCACCTGAGGAAGAGTTTGGAGGTTCAGACAGCTGTGGGGGGACAAGTGTGTCAGAACTGACAGACCTGCAAGAGCTAAAGGCCAAGGAAAGTgaggatgaaaagaagaaggaggtagtttCTCCCTCCAAAAGCTTGAAAGGGgaccagaagaaaaaagagaaagggagtCCGGATCAGGAGGAAAACAATCACAGCAAGAAAAACAGGAGTGCAGCTTCCACCTACACAG aTCTGTCTCATACCTCGTCGCCCTCGCTGTCAGAACAGCTGCGTCTTGGCCAAGAAGACAGCACAGGGTCTGGGATCAGCGTGGAGTGTAAGGTCTGCGGGGACAAGGCCTCTGGCTTTCACTACGGTGTGCATGCCTGTGAGGGTTGCAAG GGCTTTTTCCGGCGAACCGTGCGGATGAAACTGGAATATGATCGCTGTGAGCGTTCCTGCAAGATTCAGAAGAAGAATCGTAACAAGTGCCAATATTGTCGATTCCAGAAGTGCCTGTCTTTGGGAATGTCGCATGACG cGATCCGATATGGACGTATGCCTGAGGCGGAGAGGAAAAAGCTGGTGGCAGGCCTGCTCGCTGAAGAAGTGAACCTCAGCAAACCAGGCGGCTCAGACCTGAAGACCTTGGCCAAACAAGTCAACACAGCCTACCAGAAGAACCTCATTATGACCAAGAAGAGGGCCCGCAGCATCCTGTCCGGCAAAACCAGCAGCACCTCG CCGTTTGTGATCTACGATATGGACACACTCTGGAAGGCAGAAAGTGGTTTGGTATGGAGCCAGCTAGTTCCAGGTGCGCCCCTTACCAAGGAGATCGGGGTCCATGTGTTCTACCGCTGCCAATGCACCACCGTTGAGACCGTGCGAGAGCTCACTGAGTTTGCCAAGAGCATTCCAGGGTTTGTGGACCTCTACCTTAATGACCAG GTGACTTTGCTGAAGTACGGTGTGCATGAGGCTATTTTTGCCATGCTGCCCTCTCTCATGAACAAAGATGGACTGTTGGTGGCCAACGGTAAAGGCTTTGTGACCAGGGAGTTCCTGCGCAGCTTAAGAAAGCCCTTCAGTGAGATCATGGAGCCCAAGTTTGAGTTTGCTGTCAAGTTTAATGCTCTGGAGCTGGATGACAGTGACCTGGCCCTGTTTGTTGCTGCCATTATTCTCTGCGGAG ATCGTCCGGGACTAATGAACGTGAAGCAGGTGGAGCAGAGTCAGGACAACATCCTCCAGTCGCTGGACCTCCACCTACAAGCAAACCACTCTGACTCAGCCTACCTCTTCCCCAAGCTGCTGCAGAAGATGGCCGACCTCCGTCAGCTAGTTACTGAGAACGTTCAGCTTGTCCAAAAGATCAAAAAGACTGAGTCGGAGACTTCGCTCCACCCTCTACTACAGGAGATCTACAAAGACATGTATTAG
- the fance gene encoding Fanconi anemia group E protein: MFLSRFDGQAKLLVRALLCGTSGAHRALDVFHRQQRVNPDMSLSVFMETLCQDDVACPRTEAQPLTVKPLVCLFPALFKQNLLSFIYLIHSVLPSTTVLRLLKCLGQDPHPSPWVIALVRQLERNNGTHNDQPLYTPKCSQRLKELSQRLVGFGETGGWAMCFSGQTVESDSQHASGLSELGTQRKRKSSFVTLDSDCEETGQQSKRMKMDFSDSECLNVEELRPKEETSGRSESEAPAETLCEELQQAPDSPCDALSENIKVKVLHIKELLESQTEWDQISLEVFKVLNDCDPGQVEVLCSMLSLPDLPEQALPNLCSSILAPALDFSYSTAATLIKSLLLQKVLSLSEPASRCLVTAVTSLCSRYPRPTCHALIGPVLEEKNIGNSQAELLNRLIEGCLDSHYRLLVLQMTFKILWSEAVLSVIHSLLDSKPDFSEELFTQFSEQLISQGPQFTKSVKFAKMMLTVLTKYNSHVTAAHKHSLQGCLMVNETFLKKSLQAALKRITHT, encoded by the exons ATGTTTCTGAGTCGGTTTGACGGGCAGGCTAAGCTGCTGGTTCGGGCGCTTCTGTGCGGGACCTCCGGAGCCCACAGAGCTCTGGACGTCTTCCACCGGCAGCAGCGAGTCAACCCGGAcatgtccctgtctgtcttcatGGAGACCCTGTGCCAGGACGACGTAGCCTGTCCGCGTACAGAAGCCCAGCCGCTCACTGT TAAACCCCTGGTGTGCCTGTTCCCAGCATTATTCAAACAAAACCTGCTCTCCTTCATCTATCTGATCCACTCGGTTCTTCCTTCAACCACTGTTCTTCGTCTTCTCAAATGCCTCGGCCAGGACCCTCATCCAAGCCCCTGGGTCATCGCTTTGGTTAGACAGCTGGAAAGAAATAACGGGACCCACAATGACCAACCTCTGTACACCCCAAAGTGCAGCCAGAGACTCAAGGAGCTGTCCCAGCGTTTGGTCGGTTTTGGCGAGACCGGAGGATGGGCCATGTGCTTCAGCGGTCAAACAGTAGAATCTGATTCTCAACATGCATCTGGTCTATCAGAGCTGGGGACACAACGGAAAAGAAAGAGCAGCTTTGTCACTCTGGACTCAGATTGTGAGGAAACAGGACAGCAGAGTAAACGGATGAAGATGGATTTCTCTGATAGTGAATGTCTCAATGTTGAAGAATTGAGGCCAAAAGAAGAAACATCAGGAAGATCGGAAAGTGAAGCTCCAGCAGAAACCCTTTGTGAAGAACTGCAGCAAGCACCAGACAGTCCGTGTGACGCCCTGTCTGAAAATATAAAG gtcaaGGTTCTTCATATAAAAGAATTACTGGAAAGTCAGACAGAG TGGGACCAGATCTCGCTGGAGGTGTTCAAAGTGTTGAACGACTGTGACCCCGGCCAA GTGGAGGTGTTATGCAGCATGCTGAGTTTGCCTGACTTACCGGAGCAAGCTCTGCCTAACCTGTGCAGCAGTATTTTGGCTCCTGCTCTTGACTTCAGCTACAGCACGGCAGCAACACTCATCAAGAGCCTCCTGCTGCAGAAG gTCCTATCTCTGTCAGAGCCGGCCTCCAGATGTTTAGTCACTGCAGTTACGTCACTGTGTAGCCGCTATCCCAGACCAACGTGCCACGCTCTGATCGGACCAGTTCTGGAGGAAAAGAACATAG GGAACTCACAGGCTGAGCTGCTAAACAGACTGATCGAAGGCTGCCTGGATTCCCATTACAGACTGCTGGTGCTTCA AATGACATTCAAAATATTGTGGAGTGAGGCTGTGCTCTCCGTTATCCACAGCTTGCTAGACTCCAAG CCTGACTTCAGTGAAGAATTGTTCACACAGTTCAGCGAACAGCTCATCAGCCAGGGTCCTCAATTTACAAAGTCTGTGAAGTTTGCAAAAATGATGCTCACAGTCCTCACCAAATATAACAGTCAT GTAAcggctgcacacaaacactcactgcaAGGTTGCCTGATGGTTAATGAGACCTTCCTGAAAAAGTCTCTCCAAGCTGCCTTGAaaagaatcacacacacatga
- the rpl10a gene encoding 60S ribosomal protein L10a, with product MSKVSRDALYDAVKEVLQGSLTKSRKFTESVELQISLKNYDPQKDKRFSGTVRLKTLPRPKFSVCVLGDQQHCDEAKAAELPHMDIEALKKLNKNKKMVKKLAKKYDAFLASESLIKQIPRILGPGLNKAGKFPSLLTHNENLNTKVDEVKSTIKFQMKKVLCLAVAVGHVKMTEDELVYNIHLAVNFLVSLLKKNWQNVRALYVKSTMGKPQRLY from the exons ATGAG TAAGGTCTCAAGGGATGCGTTGTATGATGCAGTGAAGGAGGTCCTGCAGGGCTCTCTGACCAAGTCAAGGAA gTTTACCGAGTCGGTGGAGCTGCAGATCAGCTTGAAAAACTATGATCCCCAGAAGGACAAGCGTTTCTCCGGCACTGTCAG GCTGAAGACTCTCCCCAGGCCCAAATTTTCCGTGTGCGTCCTGGGAGACCAGCAGCATTGTGACGAAGCAAAAGCTGCTGAGCTGCCACACATGGACATCGAGGCTCTGAAGAAGCtcaacaagaacaagaagatgGTCAAGAAGCTCG CCAAAAAGTACGATGCTTTCCTGGCCTCAGAGTCTCTGATCAAGCAGATCCCTCGTATCCTGGGTCCTGGACTTAACAAGGCTGGCAAGTTCCCCTCCCTGCTCACTCACAATGAGAACCTGAACACCAAAGTGGATGAGGTCAAATCCACCATCAAATTCCAGATGAAGAAG GTGCTGTGTCTGGCTGTGGCTGTAGGACATGTCAAGATGACGGAGGATGAGCTTGTGTACAACATCCACCTGGCTGTCAACTTCCTTGTGTCTCTGCTGAAGAAGAACTGGCAGAATGTGCGCGCCCTCTACGTAAAGAGCACCATGGGCAAACCCCAACGCCTCTACTAA